Proteins from one Desulfonema limicola genomic window:
- a CDS encoding TRAP transporter large permease, with product MTYLTALLIILLAAAGTPLFAVILAVAMAGFHFLEVDLSVIAIELYRISGTPILVALPLFTFAGYILGESNTSNRLVRLTKAFLGWMPGGLAVVAFVACAFFTAFTGASGVTIVALGALLLPALNQAGYAEDFSMGLVTSSGSLGLLLPPSLPLIIYGIVAQQLDIGEEVSINDLFLAGLLPALLMLLLLSAWSIWANRKTPVPLTRFSKKEAFSAVREAIWEIPMPIFVLGGIYGGYFAVSEAAAATAMYVLIVEVFVYKEIKISEVPAIMRESMIMVGGIILILGVSLASTNFLIDAEVPMHLFNLIQAHVKGKIVFLILLNILLLILGAILDIFSALVIMVPLILPVAVSYGINPVHLGIIFLANMQIGYFTPPVGMNLFIASYRFNKPVTELYKAAFPFMIVLLIAVLIITYWPDLSLVFIKGQ from the coding sequence ATGACATATTTAACAGCCCTGCTGATTATACTGCTTGCTGCTGCAGGTACCCCTCTTTTTGCAGTTATACTGGCAGTTGCAATGGCTGGTTTCCATTTTCTGGAGGTTGATCTTTCAGTTATTGCCATAGAACTTTACAGGATTTCAGGAACTCCCATACTTGTTGCCCTGCCTCTTTTTACCTTTGCAGGCTATATACTTGGGGAAAGCAATACCTCAAATCGTCTTGTCAGGCTTACAAAAGCCTTTTTAGGATGGATGCCTGGGGGTCTGGCAGTGGTTGCTTTTGTGGCATGTGCTTTTTTTACAGCATTTACAGGTGCTTCAGGTGTTACTATTGTGGCTTTGGGTGCTTTGCTGCTTCCTGCTTTAAACCAGGCCGGGTATGCTGAAGATTTCAGCATGGGTCTTGTAACATCTTCAGGCAGTCTGGGTCTGCTCCTTCCTCCTTCCCTTCCTTTGATTATTTACGGTATTGTTGCACAGCAGCTTGATATTGGTGAAGAGGTTTCAATTAACGATTTGTTTCTGGCCGGACTTTTACCTGCTCTTCTTATGCTTTTGCTTTTATCAGCCTGGAGCATATGGGCTAATCGAAAAACACCTGTTCCCCTTACAAGGTTTTCAAAAAAAGAGGCTTTTTCAGCAGTCAGGGAAGCCATATGGGAGATTCCCATGCCTATATTTGTACTGGGCGGCATATATGGAGGTTATTTTGCCGTATCTGAGGCTGCTGCTGCAACAGCTATGTATGTTTTGATAGTAGAGGTTTTTGTTTACAAGGAAATAAAAATATCTGAAGTTCCTGCAATTATGCGCGAGTCCATGATAATGGTAGGCGGTATAATTCTTATACTTGGGGTATCCCTGGCTTCAACCAATTTTCTTATAGATGCTGAAGTTCCCATGCACTTGTTTAATCTGATCCAGGCCCATGTTAAGGGTAAAATTGTTTTTTTAATCCTTCTCAATATTCTCCTGCTTATACTTGGCGCTATTTTAGATATATTCTCTGCTCTGGTGATTATGGTTCCTCTTATTTTACCTGTTGCTGTAAGTTATGGAATAAATCCGGTTCATCTGGGCATTATCTTTCTTGCAAATATGCAGATTGGCTATTTTACTCCGCCTGTCGGCATGAATCTCTTTATTGCAAGTTACAGGTTCAATAAGCCGGTTACTGAATTGTACAAAGCAGCCTTTCCTTTTATGA